The following DNA comes from Deinobacterium chartae.
GCGCACGGGCCGCCGCGCTGCTCGAACGGGTGGGGCTGGCGGGGCTCGAGGACCGTTATCCGCGTCAGCTCTCGGGCGGGCAGCAGCAACGGGTCGGCATCGCCCGGGCGCTGGCGCGCGAGCCCGCCCTGCTGCTGCTCGACGAGCCCACCGCTGCTCTGGACGCGGCGGTGCGCCAGGACCTGCTCGAGGAACTCGCGCACTTGATCGGGACGCTGGAGGTCCCGGTGCTGGCCGCTACCCATGACCTGCTGCTGGCCCAGCACGCCCGGCGCGTGGCCGTACTCTCCGGGGGACGCGTCGTGCAGCAGGGTTCGCCGCAGGCGGTGTTCTGGACCCCCGCCACCCTCGAGGTAGCCCGCATGGTCGGCTACGCCAACGTTTTTCCGGGCCGGGCGGTGCCGCTCGGCGCCGGGCGCGCCCGCCTTGAGACCGAAGCGGGCAGCCTCGAGGTGAGCTGTCCGCCGTGGCTGGAGGCACCGGAGGCGGTGTGGTGGGGCGCGCGTCCCGAGGTCTGGACCCTGGGCGGGGGAGAGCTGCGCCTGCGTGCCCGGGTGGCCGGATGCGCGGGGTTGATGCCGCTGGTTCGGGCCGGGGGCCTCGAGGTGCGCCTGCCTGCTCGAGCGCTGCCCGAGGGGGAATTCGAGCTGGGTCTGGGCGGCGCGGAGGTTCACCTGATGCCGTGGCGGATCGGATAACGAGAAAGGCGCTGCGGCGGCACAGCGCGCTGCGGCTGACTGTGACTCAGACGGTAACAAAGGGCTCCCGGTCAGCGTAGGCTAATCCTCAGTGGATCACTCGACTTTCCCCTGCCCGCTCGGGTAAACTGGGGAAAGTTAGGAATGACTCTCAATAAGGGTCGTCCAGAGACAGAACATCAGGAGGCTTCATGACGCACCAACTTGAAATCCGCAACCTGCACGCCAGCGTCGGCGACCAGCCCATCCTCAAGGGCATCAACCTGGTCGTTCCCCGCGGCGAACTGCACGCCATCATGGGACCCAACGGCAACGGCAAGAGCACCCTTGCCAAGGTGCTGGTCGGTGACCCCGAGTACACCGTGACCGAAGGCGAAGTGCTGGTGGACGGTCAGAACATCCTCGAGATGGAGCCGGACGAGCGCGCCCGATTAGGCCTCTTTTTGGCCTTTCAGTACCCGGTCGAGATTCCCGGCGTGACCATCGCCAACTTCTTGCGTCTGGCCCTGCAGGCCCGCAAGCCCGAGGGCGAGGAAGTCTCCTTCACCGAGTTCTACGGCAAGCTGCAAAAAGCCCTGGCGATCCTCGAGTGGGACGAGAGCATCGTGGAGCGCTACCTCAACGAGGGCTTCTCGGGCGGCGAGAAGAAGCGCAACGAGATTCTGCAGATGCTGATGCTCGAGCCCACCTACATCATCATGGACGAGACCGACTCGGGCCTGGACGTGGACGCGCTCAAGATCGTCGCCAAGGGCGTCAACAGCCTGCGCGGCGAAAACCTGGGCGGGCTCATCATCACCCACTACCAGCGCCTGCTGAACTACATCGTGCCCGACCGGGTCCACATCATCGTGGACGGCCGCGTCGTGCAGACCGGCGGCCCCGAGCTCGCCCAGCGGCTCGACGCTGAGGGCTACGACTGGGTCAAGGAACTCGCCGGCGCGTAACCGGCCGGTTCCAGCCCTCTCTCGATACAGGAGGATCACGCGTGTCTAACGCTGAAATCGCCAACATCAACAGCGAGTACGAGTACGGCTTTTCCCAGCCGGAAAAGTACGCGCTCAAAGCGCCCAAGGGTCTTTCGCGCGAAGTCGTCGAGATGATCTCGAAGGCCAAGGAAGAGCCCCAGTGGATGCTCGACTTCCGCCTGCGCGCCCTGGACATCTACAACGCCAAGCCGATGCCCGAGTGGGGCGCGGATCTCTCGGGCCTCAACCTCGACGAGATCTACTACTACATCAAACCCGAAGGCTACAACGCCCGCACCTGGGACGACGTGCCCGACGACATCAAGGCGACCTTTGACCGCCTGGGCATCCCCGAGGCCGAGCGCGCAGCCCTGGCCGGCGTGGGCGCGCAGTACGAGTCCGAGATGGTCTACCACAACCTCAAGGAGGAGTGGGAGAAGCTCGGCGTGGTGTTTCTCTCCATCGAGGACGGCCTGCGCCAGTACCCGGACCTGTTCCGCGAGTACTTCTCCACGGTCATCCCGCCCGAGGACAACAAGTTCGCGGCGCTCAACAGCGCGGTGTGGTCGGGCGGATCGTTCGTGTACATCCCCAAGGGTGTCAAGGTCGACATCCCGCTGCAGACCTACTTCCGCATCAACGCCGAGTCGGCCGGACAGTTCGAGCGCACCCTGATCATCGCCGACGAGGGCAGCCAGGCGCACTACATCGAGGGCTGCACCGCCCCGACCTACGCCAGCGACTCGTTCCACTCCGGCGTGATCGAGATCGTGGTCAAGCCCGGCGCGCGCTTCCGCTACTCCACCATCCAGAACTGGAGCCACAACGTCTACAACCTCGTCACCCAGCGTGCCGCGGTGTACAAAGACGGCGTGATGGAGTGGGTGGACGGTAACCTCGGCAGCAAGGTCACCATGAAGTACCCCGCCTGCTACCTCCTCGAGGAGGGCGCGCGCGGCGAGGTGCTCTCGATCGCCATGGCCGGACGCGGCCAGCACCAAGACGCCGGGGCCAAGATCGTGCACTTCGCGCCGCACACTTCGGGTGCGATCGTGTCCAAGTCGATCTCCAAGGACTCGGGCCGCAGCTCGTACCGCGGTCTGGTCAAGATCTACGAAGGGGCCCACGGCTCGAAGAGCAACGTCGAATGCGACGCGTTGCTGCTCGACGAGGAAGCCCGCACCGACACCTACCCCTACATCGAGATCCAGGAGAAAGACGCCAGCGTGGGTCACGAGGCCACGGTCTCGAAGATCAACGACGAGCAGATCCTGTACCTGCAGAGCCGCGGCCTGTCCGAGGACGAGGCTGCCGGTCTGATCGTGCGCGGCTTCATCGAGCCGATCGCCAAGGAACTGCCCCTCGAGTACGCGGTGGAGCTCAACCGCCTGATCGAACTCGAGATGGAAGGCTCGGTGGGTTAAAAACCCCGTCTTGCACCCAGCCATGGCTGGGTGCAAGACCGAGCGGAGCGAGTAAGGGCCACGGCCACCCGCGGCCCGAGCACCTCCGCCGACCGATCCCCGCCTCAACCCCGCTCCCACTCCCCTGGAGGATCGCATGACCCAAACCATCAATGCCGACCTGTCCCCACAGGCGGTTCAAAAGCTCGGCGGCCCCGAGTGGTTGCTCGAGCAGCGCCTCTCGGCCCTCGAGCTGTTCCACGCACTTCCGCTGCCTGACCGCAAGGTCGAGGCCTGGAAGTACACCGACGTTTCGTACATCGACTTCGCCGGCCTCCGGGCCGCCACCCGCGTCGCTCCGGTCTCGGGCCAAGACGAGCTGCCCGCTTCGGTGCGTGCGCGCCTGCAGAGCACCGACGTCGCCGGTTACCTGGTCTTCGACGGTCCGGACGTGATCTTCCGCAACGTGCCCGAGAGCCTCTCGGCGCAGGGCGTGGTGTTCACCGACTTGCGCAGCGCCCTCGAGAGCCACCCGCAGCTGGTGGAGAAGTACCTGTACCAGGTGGTTCCCGCCGAGGTGCCCGACGACACCACCATCGCAGCGCCGGGTACCACGCCGTCCAAGTCGCCGGACCCCAGCGAGGGCAAGTTCAGCGCGCTGAACGCGGCACTCTGGACCAACGGCGCTTTCGTGTACGTGCCGCGCGGCGTGGAGGTCGAGCTGCCGCTGGGCTCGTTCCGCACCATGCACGAAAGCGGCGTGTTCACCGCCACCCGCACGCTGGTCGTGACCGAGGAGAACGCCAAGGTCACCTTCATCGACGAGCAGGACAGCCCCGAGCTGCAAGACGCCTACGCCTTTGGCGCGGTCGAGCTGATCGTGCGTGACGGGGCGCAGCTGCGCTACGTGTCGGTGCAGAACTGGGGCCGGGGTGTGACCCACGTGCAGCGCCAGCGCGGCGACGTGGGCCGTGACGCCACCTTGAACTCGCTGGTCGTGACCATGGGGGCCGATCTCAGCCGCACCGAGATGCAGTCGTACCTGCGCGGCCAGGGCAGCTCCTCGGAGATGCTGGGCCTGTACTTTGCCTCCGCAGACCAACACTTTGACCACTACACCCTGCAGCACCACGCTGCCCCGCACGCCCACTCGGACCTGCTCTACAAGGGTGTGGGGGCCGACGAGTCGCGCGGCGTGTTCAGCGGCATGATCAAGGTGGACCTGGGCGCTCAGAAGACCGATGCCTACCAGAAGCACCGCACCCTGCTGCTCTCCAGCGAGGCGCGCAACGACTCGATCCCGCAGCTCGAGATCAACGCCAACGACGTGCGCTGCTCGCACGGCTCGACCACCGGCCCCGTGGACCCCGAGGCGCTGTTCTACCTGCGCTCGCGCGGCGTGCCCAGGGCGCTGGCCGAGAAGATGCTGGTCACCGCCTTCCTCGAGGACGTGCTCTCGCGCGTTCCGCTGCAGAGCGTCGTGAAGTACATCGAGGCCGTGATTGCCGAGAAGGTCGGCGCGGCCTGACCCCGGCGTGAAGCCGGACCCGGGAAGGCCACGCGGCTCTCCCGGGTTTTCGGTTGTTTCTGGCTGCGGGGTGGCGGGCTGCCCCGCGGTATTCGGATAGGGTGATGTGATGCGAGTACGAGTCGGTCTGGTATCGGAACTGCCCGAAGGGGCGCAAAAATCGGTGCGGGTAGGGCGTCAGAGCGTGCTGGTCGTGAACGATGGCGGCCGCTTCTACGCGCTGCGCAACCTGTGCACTCACGAGTCCTATCCCCTCGAGGGTGGCCGGGTGGAAAACGGCATGATCACCTGCGAGGCGCACGGTGCCCGTTTCGATCTGGCGACCGGCGCGGCCCGGTCCATGCCGGCCGTGAAGGCGGTGCGGCTGTACCGGGCGGTCCAAGAAGGCGCGGAACTGTTCGTCGAGGAACTCTGAGTCTTCTGCGAAACCGGAGGGAGGGCCGCCAAGCCCTCCCTCCCTTCCGTATGGGCCCGCCGCGCCAGCGGTTGCGTTTTCAGGGCCGGATGCGTGGTGCAAGCTGCCGATCAGGCGCGAAGAGTGATATGCTGAGGGCCAGCCATCATCTTGATTCGGGTATGCCTGCCCGCTGGCAGTTGAAGTCCGCGCCGGGCCGGACTGTCCGTTGCCCCTGCCCCTACCCTCGAGGAGCCGTTATTATGGGAGGTATGAGAACTCTGTTCGGACTGCTGGTTGTGATGCCGTTGCTGGCCGCGTGCGGCGGGGCCGGGATGGCCTCGTCAGGAGGCGGGCTGGGTTCCAGCTTTGTGCTCGAGGGACAGATTGCGGACTGGGACGGCTCCACCGGCAAGCTCGAGTTGCTGGCTCCGGTGACTCCCGGCGTGGTTGCCTCCGGAGCGGTGGGCAACGACGGACGTTTTCGCCTCGAGGTTCCCGACCTTGCGGGTCGTGGGGCACTTCCTCCCATGAAAGACCAGTTCGTTTGCCCTTCGGGGAGCGACACGCTGGGAGCGGACCTGAATCTCATGCCCTCTGCGACGACCGGAATGGCCCGCAGCGCGCTGCGCACCGCGTCGGTGCAACCCGGCGGTACGAGCCACCTGCGCTTGCAAAGTGCGCCGGGGGTAAGCCCGGCCCTCGAGGCCACCTACTTGTACTTCGCGGCGGATGGTGCGGTGCGCGGCACGGTGCGTTGCCTGGGGCCGGACGGAGAGCGCACGCTGCGCTACGATCTCGCGGTGCAGCGCGGCTGGAACGTGGTGGTATGGCGCGAGCAGGGATCCGACCTCGAGGTGTACGCTGCCCAGGCTCTGCCGCAGGGACTGCTGTGGCGTCCGGTTCATGGCGACCACTGAAAGGGGCCGGACGCGCACGTCGCGTCCGGGTGCGTCCGGATGCGTCCGGGAGCAGGCTCCGGCTGTGGGGAGCGCCGGATGTGACTTCGGCCCAGAGGAAATTTTTTCCCGTTGGGAAAATGGTCACGGCGAAGTGCGTTCCGTTGGGTTAACATAAGGTCCCATGCCCCTGCTGTCTACCGCACATCTCGAGATCGTTCCGTTTACGGCCGAATTGATGCGGGCTGCTGTGCACGATCGGGGTGAATTTGCCCGCCTGCTGGATGCGCGAGTTCCCGATTCCTGGCCGGAGAGCGACTATGCCCAGGTGCTGCCCTTCCTGCTCGAGGAAGCCCTGCAGCAAGACGGCCAGCAACCCTGGAGCGCCCTGCTGATCGAACGCCACGAGCGGCAACTGGTCGGCAACGCCGGGTGCCGGGGCGTGCAGGGTACGGGCGGCACGGTCGAGATTGGGTTTAGCATCGTGCCCGAGGCCCGCAACCGGGGGTATGCCACCGAGGCGACCCGTGGACTGATCGAGTGGGCGCTGGCTCAACCGGGCGTCAAGCGGGTCATGGCCGAGTGCCGCGCAGATAACGCGGCCTCGAAGCGGGTACTGGAGAAAGCCGGGATGCACTGCGTGCATCGGGTCGGGGACCTGATGCTGTGGGAGTGGCCTCCCGAGCCCGGCACCGCCCGCGAATCGCAGTCTTGAGCTCCGGACTCCGGACGCGCCTACCGATGCTCATCGCATCTTTGCCTGCTTGACCGGTGGTCTGGCATTCCGCTCAACCCGGCTTAAGCTGGGGCTGTTCATAGTGCCCGGTCCGGAGCGGATAATGGGGATCCGAACGTACGTGCCTCGAGCGGATTTTGCCCGACCTCGAGTTTTACCCGTCTTCGCTCCTGATGGCCCTATCCGCCGGCGGGGCACGGTCTTTTGGCCCTGCTTCCCGGGGTTGGCCCCCTGACTTCCGGAGGTTCCTATGAACCGTAGTCCCCGTCTGCTTCCCACCCTGCCGCTCACCATCGCCGGTTTCATCTGCTTTGCGGCGGGGTGTGTGATCCTTTTTTCGAGCGGAGGTGACTCGGCGATCGGTGTGATCCTCGCGGCCTTGGGCGTGATCTTGCTGGTGCTGGCCCTCTTCTCGGTCCGCCGCCGCTGAAGCGGCTGAAAGTCGGGTGAGGCGGGAACGGCGGGTTCCGGCCTCACCGGTTGCCATCAACTCAGACCGCGCGAACCACCACGGCGATGCCCTGACCGCCGCCGATGCACAAGCTGGCGACCCCGTGCTCCTTGCCCTCGCGGCGCAGTGCGTGCAGCAGCGTTACCAGCACCCGCGCGCCCGAAGCCCCGATCGGATGGCCCAGCGCGATGGCCCCACCGCTCCGGTTGACCCGCTCCGTGTCGAGATCCAAGTCGCGCATGACCGCCAGGCTCTGGGCCGCGAAGGCCTCGTTCAGTTCGAACAGGTCGATGTTTGATAGGCTCAGCCCGGCTTTTTGCAGCGCGATCGGCACCACCCGTGCCGGTCCGATGCCCATGATGGCCGGGTCCACGCCCAGCACCGCGTACGAGACGATCTCGGCCAGCACCTCGAGGCCGTGCGCGCGGGCGTAGTCCTCCGAGGCAACCGCGAGCATCGCGGCACCGTCGTTGATGCCGCTGGCGTTGCCCGCCGTGACGGTTCCGTCTTGCTTGAACGCGGGGCGCAGCTTGGCCAGGGCCTCGAGGGTGGTCTCGGGACGCACGAACTCGTCATGGGCCACCGTCACGCTGCCCTTGCGGGTCTTGACCTCGACCGGAACGATCTCGGCGTCGAACGCGCCGGCCTGCTGAGCGCGGGCGGCACGCTGCTGGCTCTCGAACGCGAAGGCATCTTGCTCCTCGCGGCTGAGCTTCCACCTCGAGGCGATCTCCTCGGCGGTAATGCCCATGTGAACTTCGCTGAAGGCGTCCGAGAGACCGTCGACCAGGATCGAGTCGAGCAGTTGGGCGTTGCCTAAGCGGTAGCCCTGACGGGCTGCGGGCAGCAGGTGCGGGGCGCGGGTCATGTTCTCGGTGCCGCCCGCCAGGTACAGATGGCCGTCGCCGGCGCGCACACCCTGGGCAGCCGTCACCACCGCCTGCAGACCCGAACCGCACACCCGGTTGATCGTCTGGGCGGGCACGTCGTGCGGCAGCCCGCTGCCCACCGCGATCTGGCGGGCAACGTTCTGGCCCAGGCCCGCCTGCAAGACGTTGCCGACGATGACGTCCGCCACATCGCGGCCCTCGAGGCCCTCGAGGACGGGGCGGGCGGCGTGAATGCCGAGCGAGATGGCGGAGACGTCCGAGAAGCTTCCGTTGAAGCTGCCGATGGCAGTGCGCCGGGCGGCGACGATGACGGCTTTCATGCAGGCAGTATATCCAACGCCGGGCGGGCAGGGGAGAACAGAACGCGTTCCCGGGGTGGCCCTTTACTCGATCAGTCCGGCGTCCAGCGCGATGCGCGCCGCCTCGAGCCGGTCGGCGGCCCCCAGCTTGGAGAGGATGTTCGAGACGTGCACCTTGACCGTGCCCTCGGTGAGCGAGAGGGCCTGCGCGATGCGCTTGTTGGGCAGCCCCTTGGCGATCAGCGAGACGATCTCTACCTCGCGCGGGGTCAGGCGCTCGGGCTGCACTTCGGGCGAACTGCGTTTGCGGGCTAAGGCGTCGGCCAGGAACTGCGCGACCCGCGGCTGAATGTAGCGCTCGCCCTGGGCGACCCGTTCGATGGTGCTGCGCAGCGTCTCTACCGAGACGTCCTTGAGCAGGTAGCCCGAAGCGCCGGCCTGCAGGCCGGCCACCATGTCCTCCTCCTCCTCGAAGGTGGTCAGCAGCACGACACCGAGGTCGGGGTGCCGGGCACGCAGCTGGCGGGTTGCCTCGATGCCGCCCATGCCGGGCATGCGGATGTCCATCAGCACCACGTCGGTCTCGAGCCCGCTACCGAGCTTCTCGAGGGCCGCTTCGCCGCTGTCGGCCTCTCCGATCACCTCGATGCCCTCCTCGAGGCCGAGCAGGGTCGAGAGTCCCACCCGGACCCAGGGTTGATCATCAACTACTAGTACGCGAACGCGGGTAGACTCATCCACAGGCTAAATTCTCCTTCTAGTCTTTGCATTCTAAACTTTCCACCCAAGGCCCTGGCGCGCTCGCTGAGTCCCCGCAGACCCTGGCCTCCGGTGTCAATTTCCCCTGCCGGGACCCGTTCGGTCGGCAT
Coding sequences within:
- a CDS encoding ATP-binding cassette domain-containing protein, giving the protein MDVRYRLDRPLRLDVRLEVQGLTALLGPSGSGKTSLLRALAGLLPAEGEPFAGLAPERRPVGYLPQTYALFPHLSALNNVAFPLAHLPPRAARARAAALLERVGLAGLEDRYPRQLSGGQQQRVGIARALAREPALLLLDEPTAALDAAVRQDLLEELAHLIGTLEVPVLAATHDLLLAQHARRVAVLSGGRVVQQGSPQAVFWTPATLEVARMVGYANVFPGRAVPLGAGRARLETEAGSLEVSCPPWLEAPEAVWWGARPEVWTLGGGELRLRARVAGCAGLMPLVRAGGLEVRLPARALPEGEFELGLGGAEVHLMPWRIG
- the sufC gene encoding Fe-S cluster assembly ATPase SufC → MTHQLEIRNLHASVGDQPILKGINLVVPRGELHAIMGPNGNGKSTLAKVLVGDPEYTVTEGEVLVDGQNILEMEPDERARLGLFLAFQYPVEIPGVTIANFLRLALQARKPEGEEVSFTEFYGKLQKALAILEWDESIVERYLNEGFSGGEKKRNEILQMLMLEPTYIIMDETDSGLDVDALKIVAKGVNSLRGENLGGLIITHYQRLLNYIVPDRVHIIVDGRVVQTGGPELAQRLDAEGYDWVKELAGA
- the sufB gene encoding Fe-S cluster assembly protein SufB, with the translated sequence MSNAEIANINSEYEYGFSQPEKYALKAPKGLSREVVEMISKAKEEPQWMLDFRLRALDIYNAKPMPEWGADLSGLNLDEIYYYIKPEGYNARTWDDVPDDIKATFDRLGIPEAERAALAGVGAQYESEMVYHNLKEEWEKLGVVFLSIEDGLRQYPDLFREYFSTVIPPEDNKFAALNSAVWSGGSFVYIPKGVKVDIPLQTYFRINAESAGQFERTLIIADEGSQAHYIEGCTAPTYASDSFHSGVIEIVVKPGARFRYSTIQNWSHNVYNLVTQRAAVYKDGVMEWVDGNLGSKVTMKYPACYLLEEGARGEVLSIAMAGRGQHQDAGAKIVHFAPHTSGAIVSKSISKDSGRSSYRGLVKIYEGAHGSKSNVECDALLLDEEARTDTYPYIEIQEKDASVGHEATVSKINDEQILYLQSRGLSEDEAAGLIVRGFIEPIAKELPLEYAVELNRLIELEMEGSVG
- the sufD gene encoding Fe-S cluster assembly protein SufD gives rise to the protein MTQTINADLSPQAVQKLGGPEWLLEQRLSALELFHALPLPDRKVEAWKYTDVSYIDFAGLRAATRVAPVSGQDELPASVRARLQSTDVAGYLVFDGPDVIFRNVPESLSAQGVVFTDLRSALESHPQLVEKYLYQVVPAEVPDDTTIAAPGTTPSKSPDPSEGKFSALNAALWTNGAFVYVPRGVEVELPLGSFRTMHESGVFTATRTLVVTEENAKVTFIDEQDSPELQDAYAFGAVELIVRDGAQLRYVSVQNWGRGVTHVQRQRGDVGRDATLNSLVVTMGADLSRTEMQSYLRGQGSSSEMLGLYFASADQHFDHYTLQHHAAPHAHSDLLYKGVGADESRGVFSGMIKVDLGAQKTDAYQKHRTLLLSSEARNDSIPQLEINANDVRCSHGSTTGPVDPEALFYLRSRGVPRALAEKMLVTAFLEDVLSRVPLQSVVKYIEAVIAEKVGAA
- a CDS encoding non-heme iron oxygenase ferredoxin subunit produces the protein MRVRVGLVSELPEGAQKSVRVGRQSVLVVNDGGRFYALRNLCTHESYPLEGGRVENGMITCEAHGARFDLATGAARSMPAVKAVRLYRAVQEGAELFVEEL
- a CDS encoding GNAT family N-acetyltransferase; the encoded protein is MPLLSTAHLEIVPFTAELMRAAVHDRGEFARLLDARVPDSWPESDYAQVLPFLLEEALQQDGQQPWSALLIERHERQLVGNAGCRGVQGTGGTVEIGFSIVPEARNRGYATEATRGLIEWALAQPGVKRVMAECRADNAASKRVLEKAGMHCVHRVGDLMLWEWPPEPGTARESQS
- a CDS encoding acetyl-CoA C-acetyltransferase — protein: MKAVIVAARRTAIGSFNGSFSDVSAISLGIHAARPVLEGLEGRDVADVIVGNVLQAGLGQNVARQIAVGSGLPHDVPAQTINRVCGSGLQAVVTAAQGVRAGDGHLYLAGGTENMTRAPHLLPAARQGYRLGNAQLLDSILVDGLSDAFSEVHMGITAEEIASRWKLSREEQDAFAFESQQRAARAQQAGAFDAEIVPVEVKTRKGSVTVAHDEFVRPETTLEALAKLRPAFKQDGTVTAGNASGINDGAAMLAVASEDYARAHGLEVLAEIVSYAVLGVDPAIMGIGPARVVPIALQKAGLSLSNIDLFELNEAFAAQSLAVMRDLDLDTERVNRSGGAIALGHPIGASGARVLVTLLHALRREGKEHGVASLCIGGGQGIAVVVRAV
- a CDS encoding response regulator, with amino-acid sequence MDESTRVRVLVVDDQPWVRVGLSTLLGLEEGIEVIGEADSGEAALEKLGSGLETDVVLMDIRMPGMGGIEATRQLRARHPDLGVVLLTTFEEEEDMVAGLQAGASGYLLKDVSVETLRSTIERVAQGERYIQPRVAQFLADALARKRSSPEVQPERLTPREVEIVSLIAKGLPNKRIAQALSLTEGTVKVHVSNILSKLGAADRLEAARIALDAGLIE